The window TCATTGTATGTAATGACTAAAAAAATACATTTTTTTATGAACTGTTCGTTTAATTTTACTAACCATTTAACTTTATTATAGTACAAAAGCATCTGTTATGCTTCATACATACCAGATAAAAATACAGAAAAAAATTGTACCCAAGGTACAACTTTCTAATGGTTACTCAACATATATTGTCTTTTTGCGTGTATCATCAACTTTTATAGTGTTTAATATACAGATAGATCACGTGTAATAGCATTCTGTCCTTTTCATTATGAATGGGGTTAAGATTAAGATATTCCTTTAGCTTATTCATACGAAAAATCATGGTGTTGCGATGAATGTATAAAGCTTTTGCCGCATGGACAAGGCTCATGTTATTCTCAATGAGTGCTTCAATGGTTTCAAACATATGCTGTGAATCAAGGATCTTCTCCGCTAGAGGTTTTAGGTACGTATCAAGTAAACCTTTATGGACACTGGCAAATAATAACTCAAATATATGGTCTTTGGCAAAGATAATCTGCTTTCCCTTTTGTTTGGCGTTATTCAACAAAAGCTTAGCTTCACGGTAACTCTCTGCATAACCATGCTGTGACGGATGATAATTTCCTACAGAAACAGACCATTCAACATGTAATCCTTCTAATGCTTTTTGGATTTCTATAAAATACCCCTCAATGTGTTCTTTTAGATGGTTTTCATCTTGTTTAAAAGTTTTAAAAATAATAATTTCATCCACATTGATATAAGAGGATATGTCTTGTTTATTGTGGCTTGCAGTAGCCTTTATACTGCTTATGATGTGCTCTTTAACTTTTTCTTTTGTTAAAAGCGGACTGGTTTCAACCACATGGTTAAGGTTATTAAGGGACAGCAAACACACCACCCGAGGAATAGTCAGATTATACCCTAATTTAGCCCCCCAATTTTTTGTGGTTTCCCAGTCATAATCATAATGAACGGCTAGGAGCCTATTGATAAAAAAAGTCTTTTGGCTTTGATGATGGTAGATTCTTTCTTTTAGTGCCTGCTGTTCAAGCATCAACTCCGTAGACATACGTACTAATTCAGCTGTATTCTCCAATTCTTTTGGAGAACCCGTTATACCAATTACACCAGCAATAGCATGTTGATAATAGAAGGGCATGTTAATACCTTGTTTCACCCCTTCATATTTTGCTTCATCTTCTTCGTCAATATCAATACGGCACTTTTTCTTAATCACTTCTTCTGCAATCTTATGATATTTACCAATGCGTTCTTTACTGCCACTTGCTATAATGACACCTAAGTCATTCATGATGTTAATGTTATAACCAAGATTATCCATAATCTGGTCCACCAGTTTTTGCGCCAACTCTTGATTAAGAACCATTGTGCCACTCCCTATCTGCTAAATGATTAACCATATATGGGTATAATGTAACACAATATAGTGGCGGTTTCAAGGTGAGCTAAAGCTTATTTCAACATAGCATCCCATTTTAAAATGAAAAGGCACCTCTCTAGCTGACTAGATAAGGTGCCTTTTTATATTTATGATTGATTGACTATTGTAAAAACATTTTCATATCATCATCTACATTGGTGATGCCACCGATACCAAATGTTTCAACTAACACGTTCGCTACATTTGGTGATAGGAAAGCAGGAAGTGTTGGTCCTAAGTGAATGTTTTTCACACCTAAGTGAAGTAAAGCAAGTAACACGATAACTGCTTTTTGCTCATACCATGCAATGTTGTATGCTATTGGTAATTCGTTAATGTCATTAAGCTCAAATACTTCTTTTAATTTAAGTGCAATAACAGCTAATGAGTAAGAGTCATTACATTGTCCTGCATCAAGTACACGAGGAATGCCACCGATATCGCCAAGTGGTAATTTGTTGTACTTGTATTTTGCGCAACCTGCTGTAAGAATCACAGTATCTTTAGGTAGTGCGTTAGCAAAATCTGTGTAGTAATCTCTTGATTTCATTCTTCCATCACAACCAGCCATAACAAAGAATTTCTTGATTGCGCCAGTCTTAACAGCGTCTACCACTTTATCAGCAAGAGCAAACACTTGTGCATGTGCAAAACCACCAACGATTGAACCTGTTTCAATCTCTGTAGGAGGAGCTAAACGCTTAGCATGCTCGATAATTGCTGAGAAATCCTTGTTACCATTTTCGTCTGCTTCAATGTGTGTACAGCCTGGGTATCCAGAAGCACCCGTAGTATAGATTTTTTCAAGTTGCTCACCTTTTGGTGGTACGATACAGTTTGTTGTAAAGAGAACTGGTCCATTAAAGGAAGCAAATTCCTCTTTTTGTTTCCACCAAGCACTACCGTAGTTACCAACAAAATTATCGTATTTTTTAAATTCAGGATAGTAATGTGCTGGAAGCATTTCACTATGTGTATAAACGTCTACCCCTGTGCCTTTTGTTTGCTCTAATAACTGCTTAAGATCGCTTAGGTCATGACCTGAGATTAAAATCGCTGGGTTATTTCGAACACCTAGATTTACTTCAGTAATCTCTGGGTTACCATATGCACCTGTATTCGCTGCATCTAATAGAGCCATTGTATTAACACCATATTTACCAGTTTCTAATGTAAGGGCTACAAGATCGTCAGCACTTAAGGTGTTGTCAACTGTTGCTGCCAATGCTTTTGTTGTAAACGCATAGATTTCTTTATCTTCTTTACCAAGATTAAGTGCATGATGGGCATAAGCTGCCATACCTTTTACACCGTAAGTGATTAATTCTCTTAATGAACGTACATCTTCATTTTCTGTTGCAAGAACGCCAACAACCACACTATCAGCTTTGGCTTCTAATGCAGCATCAGATTCAGCATACCATGT is drawn from Vallitalea pronyensis and contains these coding sequences:
- a CDS encoding CdaR family transcriptional regulator — its product is MVLNQELAQKLVDQIMDNLGYNINIMNDLGVIIASGSKERIGKYHKIAEEVIKKKCRIDIDEEDEAKYEGVKQGINMPFYYQHAIAGVIGITGSPKELENTAELVRMSTELMLEQQALKERIYHHQSQKTFFINRLLAVHYDYDWETTKNWGAKLGYNLTIPRVVCLLSLNNLNHVVETSPLLTKEKVKEHIISSIKATASHNKQDISSYINVDEIIIFKTFKQDENHLKEHIEGYFIEIQKALEGLHVEWSVSVGNYHPSQHGYAESYREAKLLLNNAKQKGKQIIFAKDHIFELLFASVHKGLLDTYLKPLAEKILDSQHMFETIEALIENNMSLVHAAKALYIHRNTMIFRMNKLKEYLNLNPIHNEKDRMLLHVIYLYIKHYKS
- the hcp gene encoding hydroxylamine reductase, with protein sequence MFCYQCQEAAKGTGCTVAGVCGKNEEVSNLQDLLIYTIKGLSILANKGRDKGVDLDPVDHFIMNGLFMTITNANFDDQAIKAAIKEGLVLRKTLKEALEAKGVALTDLHDCATWYAESDAALEAKADSVVVGVLATENEDVRSLRELITYGVKGMAAYAHHALNLGKEDKEIYAFTTKALAATVDNTLSADDLVALTLETGKYGVNTMALLDAANTGAYGNPEITEVNLGVRNNPAILISGHDLSDLKQLLEQTKGTGVDVYTHSEMLPAHYYPEFKKYDNFVGNYGSAWWKQKEEFASFNGPVLFTTNCIVPPKGEQLEKIYTTGASGYPGCTHIEADENGNKDFSAIIEHAKRLAPPTEIETGSIVGGFAHAQVFALADKVVDAVKTGAIKKFFVMAGCDGRMKSRDYYTDFANALPKDTVILTAGCAKYKYNKLPLGDIGGIPRVLDAGQCNDSYSLAVIALKLKEVFELNDINELPIAYNIAWYEQKAVIVLLALLHLGVKNIHLGPTLPAFLSPNVANVLVETFGIGGITNVDDDMKMFLQ